From Verrucomicrobiota bacterium, a single genomic window includes:
- a CDS encoding 5-formyltetrahydrofolate cyclo-ligase — MSDAKDIKAHVRAQVRAELRHLPPQDRRVMSARACALLKQQPVWQRARAILFYAPLDDELDTSLLWPEATAENKLIALPRFDTAKGGYVVRQVLEVNRPLPRGKFGIPEPPAEAPDLALNQLDLALVPGVAFDLSGRRIGRGYGYYDRLLASVPAIKCGVAFDQQITAELPVEPHDVRLDCILTPTRWRTFGQRAVVK, encoded by the coding sequence ATGTCCGATGCGAAAGACATAAAGGCGCATGTTCGCGCTCAGGTGCGGGCGGAGTTGAGGCACCTCCCGCCTCAGGATCGGCGGGTGATGTCGGCGCGCGCCTGTGCGCTCTTGAAGCAACAACCGGTCTGGCAAAGGGCCCGCGCGATCTTGTTCTACGCGCCGCTCGACGATGAACTGGACACGTCCCTTCTGTGGCCGGAAGCCACTGCGGAAAACAAACTCATCGCGCTCCCTCGTTTTGACACGGCGAAAGGCGGTTACGTCGTCCGTCAAGTCCTGGAGGTCAACCGGCCGCTGCCTCGCGGGAAGTTCGGAATTCCGGAGCCGCCGGCCGAAGCGCCTGACCTGGCATTAAACCAACTGGACTTGGCGCTGGTTCCCGGGGTAGCATTTGACCTCAGTGGACGACGGATCGGTCGCGGTTACGGTTATTACGACCGGTTGCTGGCAAGCGTTCCGGCCATCAAATGCGGGGTGGCGTTTGATCAGCAAATCACAGCGGAACTTCCGGTCGAACCGCATGACGTGCGTTTAGATTGCATCCTGACGCCGACGCGCTGGCGGACGTTTGGCCAGCGCGCGGTTGTGAAATGA
- a CDS encoding ATP-dependent DNA helicase, with product MPKRTLSISVRELVEFVLRCGDLGTDRGFFGPTRALEGTRGHQRLQASRPAGYQSEVPLSFQIETPELVLNISGRVDGILAGSDSVLIEEIKTVRQRWSGEPDPLHWAQAKTYAFIYLTQQGLERIDVQLTYLDLDSETVTPFRQSLDAGELSAFFNELTRVYAAWLGEQIQWWQLRDDSIRALSFPFPQFRAGQEALMSAAARVLSEGGNLFAEAPTGIGKTIAVLFPSVKALEQGVVTKIFYLTAKTVGRTVAEKAFADLRASGLRLRTLTFTAREKLCFNNGHPCDVRTCPYAVGYYDRVQKALRSALSQATLTRPALEELARAHQVCPAALCADVSRWVDAIICDYNYVFDPKVYLRRFFDQERGDYVFLIDEAHNLVDRSREMFSSELGDKEFREASKATKKHLPSLARQMINIAKQFSTLRAESSSEQGPRVGQASRLPRLSSVSGQAGSLPYVDERSSFARAEPPAEFAPVLRAFLSKAEEWLAQNTPVPFRDELLMLYFRVADFLRTLDLFDERYVTLVEGLRDTTRLRLYCLDPASFLLEATRRGRAAIFFSATLSPIEYFRDAFGRDAEDAVLRLASPFPRENLRVLIADSIATDFKRRGSTVEEVARAIGAVTQGRQGNYLVYFPSYQYLDQVRRSFVELYPGVSTLAQAPGMTEEAREAFLQAFRSDHDRTLVGFAVMGGIFGEGIDLAGERLIGAVIVGVGLPQICLERNLIRAHFDTKNGAGFDYAYVFPGMTRVCQAAGRVIRTETDRGVVLLIDIRFAERRYRELMPDWWQPDGVGDPEEISATLNRFWKAAER from the coding sequence ATGCCGAAGCGCACCCTGTCCATCTCCGTCCGTGAGCTGGTTGAGTTTGTTCTCCGGTGCGGCGACCTGGGAACAGACCGAGGTTTTTTCGGCCCGACCCGGGCGTTGGAAGGGACGCGCGGCCACCAGCGGCTGCAAGCTTCGCGGCCCGCCGGCTATCAATCTGAAGTTCCGCTTTCGTTTCAGATCGAAACCCCCGAGCTTGTCCTGAACATCTCCGGGCGCGTCGATGGAATCCTCGCGGGGTCGGACTCGGTGTTGATTGAGGAAATCAAAACCGTGCGCCAGCGCTGGTCTGGCGAGCCGGACCCGCTGCACTGGGCCCAGGCCAAGACGTACGCCTTCATCTACCTCACGCAGCAGGGCCTGGAACGGATCGACGTTCAGCTCACTTATCTGGACCTGGATTCCGAGACCGTGACCCCGTTCCGGCAATCACTCGACGCTGGTGAACTCAGCGCGTTCTTCAATGAACTCACGCGCGTCTATGCGGCCTGGCTCGGCGAACAAATCCAGTGGTGGCAGTTGCGCGACGACTCGATCCGCGCGCTCTCCTTTCCCTTCCCGCAATTCCGCGCGGGTCAGGAGGCGTTGATGTCGGCGGCGGCCCGCGTGTTGTCCGAGGGGGGCAATCTGTTCGCCGAAGCGCCAACAGGCATCGGGAAGACGATTGCGGTTTTGTTTCCGTCCGTGAAGGCGTTGGAGCAAGGCGTGGTCACGAAAATCTTCTACCTGACCGCCAAAACTGTTGGCCGCACGGTGGCGGAAAAGGCATTCGCGGATTTGCGCGCCTCGGGTTTGCGCCTCCGCACGCTGACGTTTACCGCGCGGGAAAAACTCTGCTTCAACAACGGCCACCCCTGCGACGTCCGGACCTGCCCCTATGCAGTCGGCTATTACGACCGGGTCCAAAAGGCCCTCCGCAGCGCGCTCAGCCAGGCGACGTTGACGAGGCCGGCCTTGGAGGAATTGGCGCGCGCACATCAGGTTTGTCCCGCGGCGTTGTGCGCGGATGTGTCGCGTTGGGTGGATGCGATCATTTGCGACTACAATTACGTGTTTGATCCCAAGGTTTATTTGCGGCGCTTCTTCGATCAGGAGCGTGGAGATTACGTTTTTCTCATCGACGAGGCGCACAATCTGGTGGATCGCTCGCGCGAGATGTTTTCGTCCGAGCTTGGGGATAAAGAATTCCGGGAAGCCAGCAAAGCGACGAAGAAGCATCTGCCATCGCTTGCCCGGCAGATGATTAACATCGCAAAGCAGTTTTCGACGCTGCGAGCAGAGTCCTCCTCAGAACAAGGCCCAAGAGTAGGGCAGGCTTCCCGCCTGCCTCGTCTTTCGTCTGTCAGCGGGCAGGCTGGAAGCCTGCCCTACGTTGACGAGCGGTCGTCGTTCGCTCGCGCCGAACCTCCCGCGGAATTCGCGCCAGTGCTTCGAGCCTTCTTGAGCAAAGCGGAAGAATGGCTGGCCCAAAACACCCCGGTGCCATTCCGCGACGAACTCCTGATGCTCTACTTTCGAGTCGCCGACTTTTTGCGCACGCTCGACCTGTTCGATGAACGATACGTGACCTTGGTCGAAGGGCTGCGCGATACCACGCGCCTCAGGCTCTATTGCCTGGATCCGGCGTCCTTCCTCCTGGAAGCGACCCGGCGCGGACGGGCTGCGATCTTCTTTTCGGCTACTCTATCACCCATCGAATACTTCCGCGACGCCTTCGGTCGCGATGCCGAAGACGCGGTTCTAAGATTGGCGTCGCCTTTCCCGCGCGAGAACCTTCGCGTGCTCATCGCGGATTCCATTGCCACCGACTTCAAACGGCGCGGGTCAACTGTGGAAGAGGTGGCTCGCGCGATCGGCGCCGTAACGCAAGGCAGACAGGGCAACTACCTGGTATATTTCCCCTCGTATCAGTATCTCGATCAGGTGCGGCGCAGCTTCGTCGAGTTGTATCCGGGCGTGTCCACTTTGGCGCAGGCTCCGGGCATGACCGAGGAAGCGCGCGAAGCCTTCTTGCAGGCTTTCCGGTCGGACCACGATCGAACGCTGGTGGGTTTCGCGGTCATGGGCGGGATTTTCGGTGAAGGAATTGATTTGGCGGGCGAACGGCTCATCGGCGCGGTGATCGTCGGGGTGGGCCTCCCGCAGATTTGCCTGGAACGCAACTTGATTCGCGCCCATTTCGACACGAAGAACGGCGCCGGATTCGATTACGCGTATGTCTTTCCGGGAATGACGCGGGTCTGCCAGGCCGCGGGCCGGGTGATCCGTACCGAGACGGATCGCGGGGTAGTGTTGCTGATCGACATCCGATTTGCCGAGCGGCGATACCGAGAATTAATGCCGGATTGGTGGCAGCCGGACGGGGTGGGGGACCCGGAAGAAATCTCCGCGACCCTGAACCGGTTTTGGAAGGCGGCGGAAAGGTGA
- a CDS encoding replication-associated recombination protein A, producing MASDDLFQSLSSPDASQASEPPAGKKSQAPLAARLRPRSLAEFVGQSHILGPGQLLRRAIEADRVHSVILYGPPGTGKTTLAQIIANQTRSKFERLSGVESNVAEMRKVLAAAANRLANKGLPTILFIDEIHRFNKAQQDVLLPDVESGTVRLIGATTHNPFFFVNSPLVSRSQIFELQPLSEAELFELLRRALADAERGLGHMRIEAQEEGLRHLAKVADGDARKALNSLELAALTTQPDAEGIVRLDRAVAEQSIQKKAVVYDGDGDAHYDTISAFIKSMRGSDPDATLYWLAKMIHAGEDPRFIARRIVICAAEDVGLADPMALVVAVAAHQAAEFIGWPEARIPLSEAALYIATAEKSNTSLAIDAALDDVRTGRTLAVPQRLRDAHYAGAQRLGHGKGYQYSHDHPEHFVAQDYLGAAKHYYEPTEQGLERAIKERVTKWRARSAQTKGTEA from the coding sequence ATGGCGTCGGACGATCTATTCCAATCGCTGTCCTCGCCCGATGCTTCGCAGGCGTCGGAGCCGCCCGCGGGAAAGAAATCCCAGGCGCCGCTGGCAGCGCGGCTGCGGCCTCGGAGCCTGGCAGAGTTTGTCGGCCAATCCCATATTCTCGGCCCCGGACAACTTCTGCGCCGCGCTATCGAGGCGGATCGGGTGCATTCCGTGATTCTGTATGGACCGCCCGGCACTGGCAAAACCACGCTGGCCCAGATCATCGCCAATCAGACGCGGAGCAAATTCGAGCGGCTCAGCGGCGTGGAATCCAACGTCGCCGAGATGAGGAAGGTTTTGGCGGCCGCCGCAAATCGGCTGGCGAACAAAGGATTGCCGACGATCCTGTTCATCGACGAGATTCACCGCTTCAACAAGGCGCAGCAGGATGTGTTGTTGCCGGACGTGGAGAGCGGCACGGTGCGGCTGATCGGCGCGACGACGCACAATCCGTTCTTTTTCGTCAATTCGCCGCTGGTCTCGCGTTCCCAGATTTTCGAGCTGCAGCCGCTCAGCGAAGCCGAACTGTTCGAATTGCTGCGTCGCGCCCTGGCCGACGCCGAACGAGGCCTGGGGCATATGCGGATTGAAGCGCAGGAAGAAGGGTTGCGGCACCTGGCCAAAGTCGCGGACGGTGACGCCCGCAAAGCGCTGAATTCTCTCGAGCTTGCCGCGCTCACCACGCAGCCCGACGCCGAGGGGATTGTCCGTCTCGACAGGGCCGTCGCCGAACAGAGCATTCAGAAGAAGGCGGTCGTGTATGACGGCGATGGCGATGCGCATTACGATACGATTTCCGCATTCATCAAGTCGATGCGCGGGAGCGATCCCGATGCGACGCTTTATTGGTTGGCCAAGATGATCCACGCGGGTGAAGACCCGAGATTCATTGCGCGACGGATCGTCATTTGCGCCGCGGAAGACGTGGGGTTGGCGGACCCCATGGCATTGGTCGTGGCAGTGGCCGCGCATCAAGCGGCGGAATTCATCGGCTGGCCCGAAGCGAGAATTCCTCTGTCGGAAGCCGCGCTTTATATCGCGACCGCGGAGAAGAGCAACACGAGTCTGGCGATCGACGCCGCGCTGGATGACGTCCGCACGGGGCGAACCCTGGCCGTGCCGCAGCGCTTGCGCGATGCGCACTATGCGGGCGCCCAGCGGCTGGGACATGGGAAAGGCTACCAGTATTCCCACGACCATCCGGAGCACTTTGTCGCGCAGGATTATCTTGGTGCCGCAAAACACTATTACGAACCGACGGAGCAAGGATTGGAGCGGGCGATTAAGGAACGAGTGACCAAATGGCGCGCGCGCTCTGCCCAAACCAAGGGGACAGAGGCGTAA
- a CDS encoding PadR family transcriptional regulator, with product MSEFFDNWIVQVRKGVLELCILRALENQERYGYELVKTLASVPGLALTEGTLYPLLSRLRVAGLVSARLEESTEGPARKYYALTKEGRRTLADMNDFLDKLNQGTRSLHKLPSL from the coding sequence ATGAGTGAATTCTTTGACAACTGGATTGTCCAAGTACGCAAAGGCGTGCTGGAACTTTGCATCCTGCGCGCTCTGGAAAACCAGGAACGCTACGGCTACGAACTGGTGAAGACACTCGCATCCGTCCCCGGCCTCGCCCTTACGGAGGGCACGCTTTATCCGCTGCTGTCGCGCCTGCGCGTCGCGGGGTTGGTCAGCGCGCGGCTGGAGGAATCAACCGAAGGCCCGGCGCGCAAATACTACGCCCTGACCAAGGAGGGTCGGCGGACCTTGGCGGACATGAATGATTTTCTGGACAAGCTCAACCAAGGCACGCGCAGCCTGCACAAATTGCCATCGTTATGA
- the rny gene encoding ribonuclease Y, whose translation MTGFIDNLLASLALLAGGASLGYWFFRWRERTRQAEMSLKKEEILEHARREAETILRESRLTAVEEAAKLREQAEKAFAAQRRELTEVQARLSQRETLINEQLKELVSQEKNLREKVTELEKRSAQLDARDLQLLEQDKQRKEQLQRLSHLSEADARAMLLKEVEQESLKDAADLARHVMDNAKSRAEEQARRIVSLAIQRYAGSHSFETTTATVTLQGDDIKGRIIGREGRNIRAFEAVTGVTVLIDDTPNAVVISGFDPVRREIAREAMQRLILDGRIHPTRIEEVVAKVSQEIDEAIVRAGEEAVYKLGLAPLHAEVVKVLGRLRFRYSFSQNILDHSIEVAQITGLMAAELGVNVAAAKRVGLLHDIGKAINHEVEGTHAIVGADLLRRYGESEDVVNGVASHHDEVPHKNLLGILVSAADAISASRPGARSETVATYIKRLENLEQIGLSYPGVDRCFAVQAGRELRVVVHPEQVNDEQAFALARGLARKIEEELHYPGQIRITVVRETRFIDYAK comes from the coding sequence ATGACTGGTTTCATCGACAATTTGCTGGCAAGCCTCGCCCTTCTCGCGGGAGGCGCTTCCCTGGGCTACTGGTTTTTCCGCTGGCGGGAAAGGACCCGCCAGGCGGAAATGTCACTCAAAAAGGAGGAAATCCTCGAACATGCGCGGCGCGAAGCGGAGACCATCCTCCGAGAATCCCGCCTCACCGCCGTCGAAGAGGCCGCCAAGTTGCGCGAGCAAGCCGAGAAAGCTTTTGCGGCCCAGCGCCGCGAATTGACCGAGGTTCAAGCCCGCCTGTCGCAGCGCGAAACGCTGATCAACGAGCAACTGAAAGAATTGGTCAGCCAGGAGAAAAACCTCCGCGAAAAAGTCACGGAACTCGAGAAACGTTCCGCTCAACTCGACGCGCGTGACTTGCAGCTCCTCGAACAAGACAAACAGCGCAAAGAGCAATTGCAGCGGCTTTCCCATTTGAGCGAGGCGGATGCCCGCGCCATGCTCTTGAAAGAGGTTGAGCAAGAGAGTCTGAAGGACGCGGCAGACTTGGCCCGGCACGTAATGGACAACGCCAAGTCCCGCGCCGAAGAGCAGGCCCGCCGCATCGTCAGCCTCGCGATCCAGCGTTACGCGGGCAGCCACAGCTTCGAAACCACGACCGCGACGGTGACGCTCCAGGGCGATGACATCAAAGGCCGGATCATTGGCCGGGAGGGCCGGAACATCCGGGCTTTCGAGGCTGTGACCGGCGTCACGGTTCTGATTGACGACACGCCGAACGCAGTGGTGATTTCGGGGTTCGATCCCGTGCGGCGCGAGATTGCCCGCGAGGCGATGCAACGCTTGATTCTCGATGGCCGCATTCATCCCACCCGGATTGAGGAGGTCGTGGCGAAGGTCTCCCAGGAAATCGACGAGGCTATCGTGCGCGCCGGCGAAGAGGCAGTTTACAAGCTCGGTCTCGCTCCCTTGCACGCGGAAGTGGTCAAGGTGCTGGGCCGGCTCCGATTTCGATACAGTTTCTCGCAGAATATCCTCGATCACTCCATCGAAGTCGCGCAGATCACGGGGTTGATGGCGGCTGAGCTGGGCGTGAACGTCGCTGCCGCCAAGCGCGTCGGGTTGCTGCACGATATCGGCAAAGCGATCAATCACGAAGTCGAAGGCACCCACGCCATTGTCGGCGCAGACCTCCTGCGGCGCTACGGCGAGTCCGAAGATGTGGTCAATGGCGTCGCTTCTCACCATGACGAAGTTCCGCACAAGAATCTGCTCGGCATCTTGGTCAGCGCCGCCGATGCGATCAGCGCCTCCCGGCCCGGCGCGCGGTCCGAAACCGTCGCGACTTACATCAAGCGCCTGGAGAATCTGGAGCAGATCGGCCTGTCCTATCCGGGAGTGGACAGATGTTTTGCCGTGCAAGCCGGGCGCGAACTGCGGGTCGTGGTGCATCCCGAACAGGTGAACGACGAGCAGGCTTTCGCTTTGGCGCGCGGCCTGGCTCGGAAGATTGAAGAGGAACTCCATTATCCGGGCCAAATCCGGATCACGGTCGTGCGCGAAACGCGCTTTATCGACTACGCAAAGTAA
- a CDS encoding response regulator transcription factor has product MTKTKSIRILIVDDHWVVRTGLRSMIDSQPDMAVVAEATNGQEAVQLFREHRPDIVLMDLRMPGLSGVEATVEIRAQFPEARIVVLTTYDGDENIYRALQAGARAYLLKDIPRNEFLDDIRAVHSGQYCIPPGVAARLAQRMPHPDLRSRELEVLRLIVEGMSNKEIASALSVTESTVKNHVNSILGKLNVRDRTQAATAALRRGIVMVE; this is encoded by the coding sequence ATGACGAAGACCAAATCGATTCGTATCCTCATCGTGGACGATCACTGGGTCGTTCGCACCGGGCTGAGAAGCATGATCGACAGCCAGCCGGACATGGCGGTGGTTGCCGAAGCCACCAATGGCCAGGAAGCCGTGCAGCTTTTTCGCGAACATCGGCCTGACATTGTCCTCATGGACCTGCGCATGCCCGGCTTGAGCGGCGTCGAGGCGACCGTCGAGATTCGCGCCCAATTTCCCGAGGCGCGCATCGTGGTCCTGACGACTTACGATGGGGACGAGAATATTTACCGGGCGTTGCAGGCCGGAGCACGGGCCTATCTGCTGAAGGACATTCCTCGCAATGAATTCCTCGACGACATCCGTGCCGTGCACAGCGGGCAATATTGTATTCCGCCGGGGGTCGCGGCGCGGCTGGCCCAGCGGATGCCGCATCCGGACTTGAGATCGCGGGAACTCGAAGTGCTGAGATTGATTGTTGAAGGCATGAGCAACAAAGAAATCGCCTCCGCGCTTTCCGTGACGGAAAGCACAGTCAAGAACCACGTCAACAGCATCCTCGGCAAGCTCAACGTGCGCGACCGCACGCAAGCCGCCACCGCCGCCCTGCGCCGCGGCATCGTGATGGTGGAGTGA